In the genome of Myxococcus stipitatus, one region contains:
- a CDS encoding nuclear transport factor 2 family protein, translated as MNPHSQLIVDFYSAFQRRDAKAMNACYHPEVEFSDPVFIGLRHGGTTAMWSMLCERGKDLEVSFRDVQADEHTGRAHWDAHYTFSTTGRKVLNRIDAEFEFRDGKIVRHRDHFDFWTWSRQALGPAGLVLGWTPFLRNKVRGQARRSLDKYIQERGLPTP; from the coding sequence ATGAATCCGCACTCGCAGCTCATCGTCGACTTCTACTCGGCGTTTCAACGCCGCGACGCGAAGGCCATGAACGCCTGCTACCACCCGGAGGTGGAGTTCTCCGACCCGGTCTTCATCGGGCTGCGCCACGGAGGCACCACCGCCATGTGGAGCATGCTCTGCGAGCGCGGCAAGGACCTGGAGGTCTCCTTCCGCGACGTCCAGGCCGATGAGCACACCGGCCGCGCGCACTGGGACGCGCACTACACCTTCTCCACCACCGGCCGGAAGGTCCTCAACCGCATCGACGCGGAGTTCGAGTTCCGCGATGGCAAGATTGTCCGCCACCGCGACCACTTCGACTTCTGGACCTGGTCTCGACAGGCCCTTGGCCCCGCGGGACTCGTGCTCGGGTGGACGCCGTTCCTCCGGAACAAGGTCCGCGGCCAGGCTCGCCGCTCCCTGGACAAGTACATCCAGGAACGCGGCCTCCCTACGCCTTGA
- the def gene encoding peptide deformylase, with amino-acid sequence MALDIVIWPHKVLTTSTKPVTDFGPSLQTLLDQMAESMKEAEGIGIAANQVGQSLRVALVGREDGTSFEIVNPQILEKKEKVTLEEGCLSVPREWEKCPRFHRVKVRYQDKTGEWHELEAEGRLAHVLQHEIDHLDGHVFVDHLSGLKRTLILDRMKKLQKAKARQKED; translated from the coding sequence ATGGCTCTCGACATCGTTATCTGGCCGCACAAGGTTCTGACCACCTCCACCAAGCCCGTGACGGACTTTGGCCCCTCGCTCCAGACGCTCCTGGACCAGATGGCCGAGTCCATGAAGGAAGCCGAGGGCATTGGCATCGCCGCCAACCAGGTGGGCCAGTCGCTGCGCGTGGCCTTGGTGGGGCGTGAGGACGGGACGTCGTTCGAAATCGTCAATCCGCAGATTCTGGAGAAGAAGGAGAAGGTGACGTTGGAGGAGGGGTGCCTCTCGGTTCCCCGGGAGTGGGAGAAGTGCCCGCGCTTCCACCGCGTGAAGGTCCGCTACCAGGACAAGACGGGGGAGTGGCATGAGCTGGAGGCGGAGGGGCGACTCGCCCACGTCCTGCAGCACGAAATCGACCACCTGGACGGCCACGTCTTCGTGGACCACCTGTCCGGGCTGAAGCGCACGCTCATCCTGGACCGGATGAAGAAGCTCCAGAAGGCGAAGGCCCGTCAGAAGGAGGACTGA
- a CDS encoding MASE1 domain-containing protein — MPSLESCPRRWQPLLRLVLFVGAYALGTKLGAVLAFPPELVSAMWPPSGVALTGLLLTRHREWPALVIGAILVEPFAAHDTHWPITLASFVVAAGNLVEALVAALVLRRLVRFHPSMDRVRDVLGLVGPAALGSTLISATLSLCMLLSDQRLAAGEFWSAWRVFWVGNAMGVLLVAPLLLTWLSRGLEGWTRQRRLELAALLVLLGLATHWVFSMPPTAAPPATFHPVTYLAFPFLLWAALRFEARGTTLATAVMSALALWHTAHGLGPFAQSAWHNDSVIFLQSFLAVASLSGLFLASALSERRRAQEEVSHLNQELRQSLQTLATTQAALVRRERLAALGELSATVAHEVRNPLGAISNALAAIRRLAPQTASGPAGQLLGIMDEEVQRLDLIVNDLLDYTRPVEPRLQHQALGPVVEGALTASLRSGSSGITVSQSLDGPLPPVALDAHLLHVALTNLFTNAVQAMPSGGSLVTRIETATREGAPHARLTISDTGHGIPADVQQRIFEPFFTTRATGTGLGLAIVRRIVDGHHGEVAVHSTVGQGTTFTVWLPCAGETRALL, encoded by the coding sequence GTGCCCTCACTCGAGTCCTGTCCACGTCGCTGGCAGCCCCTCCTCCGGCTGGTGCTCTTCGTGGGCGCCTATGCCCTGGGGACGAAGCTGGGCGCGGTGCTGGCCTTCCCTCCCGAGCTCGTCTCCGCCATGTGGCCCCCGAGCGGCGTGGCCCTCACGGGACTGCTGCTCACGCGGCACCGGGAGTGGCCCGCCCTGGTCATCGGCGCCATCCTGGTGGAGCCCTTCGCCGCTCACGACACGCACTGGCCCATCACCCTGGCCAGCTTCGTCGTCGCCGCGGGCAACCTCGTCGAGGCCCTGGTGGCCGCCCTCGTCCTGCGGCGGCTGGTGCGCTTCCATCCCTCGATGGACCGCGTGAGGGACGTTTTGGGGCTGGTGGGCCCCGCGGCCCTGGGCAGCACGTTGATCAGCGCCACCCTCAGCCTGTGCATGCTCCTGTCGGATCAACGCCTGGCGGCCGGCGAGTTCTGGTCCGCGTGGCGCGTGTTCTGGGTGGGCAATGCCATGGGCGTGCTCCTGGTGGCGCCCCTGCTGCTCACCTGGCTCTCCCGGGGACTCGAGGGCTGGACGCGGCAGCGACGGCTGGAGTTGGCCGCGCTGCTGGTGCTGCTCGGGCTGGCCACCCACTGGGTGTTCAGCATGCCGCCCACGGCCGCGCCTCCCGCCACCTTCCACCCCGTGACGTACCTGGCGTTCCCCTTCCTGCTGTGGGCCGCCCTCCGCTTCGAGGCTCGCGGCACCACCCTGGCCACCGCCGTCATGTCCGCGCTGGCCCTCTGGCACACCGCCCACGGGCTCGGCCCCTTCGCCCAGTCCGCGTGGCACAACGACAGCGTCATCTTCCTCCAGTCCTTCCTCGCCGTGGCCAGCCTGTCCGGCCTGTTCCTCGCCAGCGCCCTCAGCGAGCGCCGCCGCGCCCAGGAAGAGGTGAGCCACCTCAACCAGGAGCTGCGCCAGTCCCTCCAGACACTCGCGACCACCCAGGCGGCGCTCGTCCGTCGCGAGCGGCTGGCCGCGCTCGGAGAGCTGAGCGCCACCGTCGCGCACGAGGTCCGCAATCCGCTGGGCGCCATCTCGAACGCGCTCGCCGCCATCCGACGGCTCGCGCCGCAGACGGCCTCCGGTCCCGCGGGCCAGCTGCTGGGCATCATGGACGAGGAGGTTCAACGCCTGGACCTCATCGTCAATGACCTGCTCGACTACACCCGGCCCGTGGAGCCTCGACTCCAACACCAGGCGCTGGGCCCCGTCGTCGAGGGCGCCCTGACGGCGTCACTTCGCTCGGGGTCCTCCGGCATCACCGTGTCGCAGTCCCTGGACGGGCCCCTGCCTCCCGTCGCCCTGGATGCCCACCTGCTCCACGTGGCGCTCACCAACCTGTTCACCAATGCCGTGCAGGCGATGCCCTCGGGGGGCAGCCTCGTCACGCGCATCGAGACGGCGACTCGCGAGGGCGCTCCTCACGCGCGGCTCACCATCTCCGATACCGGCCACGGGATTCCCGCCGACGTGCAGCAGCGCATCTTCGAGCCCTTCTTCACCACGCGCGCCACGGGGACCGGGCTGGGGCTCGCCATCGTCCGGCGCATCGTCGACGGCCACCATGGCGAGGTCGCCGTCCACAGCACCGTCGGACAGGGCACCACGTTCACCGTGTGGCTGCCTTGCGCGGGAGAGACTCGCGCGCTGCTCTGA
- a CDS encoding vWA domain-containing protein has protein sequence MFLPFFYELRRRGLKVGAQEALALAEALKAGLHDSSLDGFYHVARALLVHSETQLDVFDQAFLAHFQGVETAGIELTQELLSWLEDARERPQLTPEEQLLLEALDPEEIRRLLEQRLKEQTERHDGGNRWIGTGGTSPFGNNGHSRGGMRVGGKGGNKQGMALLQAGARKYAGYRDDLVLDTRQMAVALRKLRAFARDGAPDELDVDETIAATARNAGELEVVTRPPRRPNTRVVLAMDVGGSMDPYASVMSRLFSVASQATHFKELRTYYFHNCVYGKLYATPQLTGGMTVPELVASVGRHHKLVIVGDASMAPYELAIRTDAEGRYKSDGQEGLTWLMQLAQHFERNVWLNPEPVGTWRSGSIAMIARVFPMFSLTVEGLGEAVAHLTRGRTVKGAAARR, from the coding sequence ATGTTCCTCCCGTTCTTCTACGAGCTGCGCCGGCGGGGCCTGAAGGTGGGCGCACAAGAGGCGCTCGCCCTGGCGGAGGCGCTCAAGGCCGGGCTGCACGACAGCAGCCTGGACGGCTTCTACCATGTGGCCCGCGCGCTCCTGGTGCACTCGGAGACGCAGCTGGATGTCTTCGACCAGGCCTTCCTCGCCCACTTCCAGGGCGTGGAGACCGCGGGCATCGAGCTGACGCAAGAGCTGCTGTCGTGGCTGGAGGATGCGCGCGAGCGGCCTCAGCTCACGCCCGAGGAGCAGCTGCTCCTGGAGGCCCTGGACCCGGAGGAGATTCGCCGCCTCCTCGAGCAGCGCCTGAAGGAACAGACGGAGCGCCACGACGGCGGCAACCGGTGGATTGGCACCGGCGGCACGTCGCCCTTCGGCAACAACGGCCACTCCCGGGGCGGCATGCGCGTGGGAGGCAAGGGCGGCAACAAGCAGGGCATGGCCCTGCTGCAAGCGGGCGCGCGCAAGTACGCGGGCTACCGTGACGACCTGGTGCTGGACACCCGGCAGATGGCCGTGGCCCTTCGCAAGCTGCGCGCCTTCGCTCGGGACGGCGCGCCCGATGAGCTGGACGTCGATGAGACCATCGCCGCCACCGCGCGCAACGCGGGCGAGCTGGAGGTGGTGACCCGCCCGCCGCGCAGGCCCAACACCCGCGTGGTGCTGGCCATGGACGTGGGCGGCTCCATGGACCCGTACGCCTCGGTGATGAGCCGGCTGTTCTCCGTCGCGAGCCAGGCCACGCACTTCAAGGAACTGCGCACGTATTACTTCCACAACTGCGTCTACGGAAAGCTGTACGCCACGCCGCAGCTCACCGGGGGCATGACGGTGCCGGAGCTCGTGGCCTCGGTGGGGCGGCACCACAAGCTGGTCATCGTGGGTGACGCGTCCATGGCGCCGTACGAGCTGGCCATCCGCACCGACGCCGAGGGGCGCTACAAGTCCGACGGGCAGGAAGGCCTGACGTGGCTGATGCAGCTGGCCCAACACTTCGAGCGCAACGTGTGGCTCAACCCGGAGCCGGTGGGGACGTGGCGCTCGGGCAGCATCGCCATGATTGCCCGCGTCTTCCCCATGTTCTCCCTCACCGTGGAGGGCCTGGGTGAGGCAGTGGCCCACCTCACGCGCGGACGCACGGTGAAGGGCGCGGCGGCTCGGCGCTGA
- a CDS encoding MoxR family ATPase, with translation MTQASPPARFKGTDSYLTHEGLQAAVNCALTLQRPLLVKGEPGTGKTLLAEAITQALGLKLLTWHVKSTTRAQDGLYVYDTVQRLYDSRFGDGDVRDIRRYIRMGPLGEAFSSPERVVLLIDEVDKADLEFPNDLLHELDRMRFRITETNDEVAAKHRPIVVITSNNEKELPDAFLRRCVFHFIDFPDADLMRRIVDVHHPGLDTALAEQALKVFYELRGFTRLRKRPSTSELIDWIAVLKAQGIHDVKLDENIPFLGALLKKEQDLVAVAEAFGRGRRSRA, from the coding sequence ATGACTCAGGCCTCCCCTCCCGCCCGCTTCAAAGGCACCGACTCCTACCTGACCCACGAGGGCCTCCAGGCCGCCGTCAACTGCGCCCTCACCCTCCAGCGACCGCTCCTGGTGAAGGGCGAGCCGGGCACCGGCAAGACGCTGCTGGCCGAGGCCATCACCCAGGCCCTGGGCCTCAAGCTGCTCACCTGGCACGTCAAGAGCACCACCCGCGCGCAGGACGGCCTCTACGTCTACGACACCGTGCAGCGCCTGTATGACTCACGCTTCGGCGACGGCGACGTGCGAGACATCCGGCGATACATCCGCATGGGCCCGCTGGGCGAGGCCTTCTCCTCCCCGGAGCGCGTCGTGTTGCTCATCGACGAGGTGGACAAGGCGGACCTCGAGTTCCCCAACGACCTGCTCCACGAGCTGGACCGGATGCGCTTCCGCATCACCGAGACGAACGACGAGGTGGCCGCGAAGCACCGCCCCATCGTCGTGATTACGTCCAACAACGAGAAGGAGCTGCCGGACGCGTTCCTGCGCCGCTGCGTCTTCCACTTCATCGACTTCCCGGACGCGGACCTCATGCGCCGCATCGTCGACGTGCACCACCCGGGGCTGGACACCGCCCTGGCGGAGCAGGCCCTCAAGGTGTTCTACGAGCTGCGCGGCTTCACCCGCCTGCGCAAGCGGCCCTCCACCAGCGAGCTCATCGACTGGATTGCCGTGCTCAAGGCCCAGGGCATCCACGACGTGAAGCTGGATGAGAACATCCCGTTCCTCGGCGCCCTGCTGAAGAAGGAGCAGGACCTGGTCGCCGTGGCGGAGGCCTTCGGACGCGGCCGGCGCTCGCGCGCCTAG
- a CDS encoding MarR family winged helix-turn-helix transcriptional regulator — translation MKRLRFVLEVHRATQRIGLFLESAEPPLELSQGEAHLLAYLLEAGDTSLSELHAAFAHKRSTLTSYMDRLEAKRLVVRESRPEDRRSFMVSLTGPGRTLAVRVHRRLELLEAQVLERLGEEDVEGLMTGLDALSELERGASRPKRDKSKAKGGVKA, via the coding sequence ATGAAGCGGCTTCGATTTGTCTTGGAAGTCCACCGGGCCACCCAGCGCATCGGCTTGTTCCTGGAGTCCGCCGAGCCTCCCTTGGAGCTCTCCCAGGGGGAGGCTCACCTGCTGGCCTACCTGCTGGAGGCGGGGGACACCTCGCTGAGCGAGCTCCACGCGGCCTTTGCGCACAAGCGCTCCACGTTGACCAGCTACATGGACCGGCTGGAGGCGAAGCGGCTGGTGGTGCGAGAGTCGAGGCCGGAGGACCGGCGCTCCTTCATGGTGTCGCTGACGGGGCCGGGGCGGACGTTGGCGGTCCGAGTGCACCGCCGCCTGGAGCTGCTGGAGGCGCAGGTGTTGGAGCGGCTGGGGGAGGAGGACGTGGAGGGCCTGATGACGGGGCTCGACGCGCTCTCGGAGCTGGAGCGAGGCGCCTCTCGCCCCAAGCGAGACAAGTCGAAGGCGAAGGGCGGGGTCAAGGCGTAG
- a CDS encoding vegetative protein, which yields MSIANELGEMFRRELQTQLVPLQQAVNRMEEGLEALDMLRSVTFRLAPLTSRLGALAGVRPVAAKQPSVLPAPAAKRGRGRRPAAQAELPLTSARAVAAKGPAARTTADGSRACAVIGCKRPSRSKGYCSAHYQKLRLLMRTDRRPSAWVDDAKPQSVQDVKLPRGRAASKALAAQPVVAKKGKPGRKKKA from the coding sequence ATGTCCATTGCGAATGAGCTTGGAGAGATGTTCCGGCGTGAGCTGCAGACCCAGCTTGTGCCCCTTCAGCAGGCGGTGAACCGCATGGAGGAGGGCCTCGAGGCCCTGGACATGCTGCGTTCGGTGACCTTCCGGCTGGCGCCGCTGACCAGTCGGCTGGGGGCCCTGGCGGGAGTCCGGCCAGTCGCGGCGAAGCAGCCCTCGGTGCTGCCGGCGCCCGCGGCGAAGCGAGGCCGGGGTCGTCGTCCGGCGGCGCAGGCGGAGCTGCCGCTGACGTCGGCTCGGGCCGTGGCGGCGAAGGGCCCCGCGGCGCGGACGACGGCGGATGGCTCGCGCGCGTGCGCGGTCATCGGGTGCAAGCGCCCCAGCCGCTCCAAGGGCTACTGCTCGGCGCACTACCAGAAGCTGCGCCTGCTGATGCGCACGGACCGTCGCCCGTCGGCGTGGGTGGACGACGCGAAGCCCCAGTCGGTGCAGGACGTGAAGCTGCCCCGGGGCCGTGCGGCCAGCAAGGCGTTGGCGGCGCAGCCCGTGGTGGCGAAGAAGGGCAAGCCGGGACGCAAGAAGAAGGCCTGA
- a CDS encoding DUF2378 family protein — MTGMNSGLNALEPQLARELEERVSLATREDTARGLFFNGALGAVKVLGGDSAVQRCIEAAGEKKYVDFFNYPVASFLKLAFTAAQVMGPQLGGFDSALRRMGVQATTDFLSSAAGKTLLLLASNNPKRMVGNLHSGYRAAVSYGERGVKWTGDTSGVFTMKRDFMTPAYHEGVLQAVIEAVGGKQVQVQGRKTGPLDSEYSLAWQ, encoded by the coding sequence ATGACAGGCATGAACTCAGGACTGAACGCGCTCGAGCCACAGCTCGCGCGCGAGCTGGAAGAACGCGTGTCGTTGGCGACGCGCGAGGACACGGCTCGAGGGCTGTTCTTCAATGGTGCGCTGGGCGCGGTGAAGGTGCTGGGAGGTGACTCCGCGGTGCAGCGGTGCATCGAAGCGGCGGGCGAGAAGAAGTACGTCGACTTCTTCAACTACCCGGTGGCGTCGTTCCTGAAGCTGGCCTTCACGGCGGCGCAGGTGATGGGGCCTCAGCTGGGAGGCTTCGACTCGGCGCTGCGGCGGATGGGCGTGCAGGCGACGACGGACTTCCTGTCCTCCGCGGCGGGGAAGACGTTGCTGTTGTTGGCGTCGAACAACCCGAAGCGGATGGTGGGCAACCTGCACTCGGGCTACCGGGCGGCGGTGAGCTACGGCGAGCGCGGCGTGAAGTGGACGGGAGACACGAGTGGTGTCTTCACCATGAAGCGCGACTTCATGACGCCCGCCTACCACGAGGGTGTGCTCCAGGCCGTCATCGAGGCGGTGGGCGGGAAGCAGGTGCAGGTGCAGGGCCGGAAGACGGGCCCGCTCGACTCCGAGTATTCGCTGGCCTGGCAGTAG
- the tkt gene encoding transketolase, whose product MTTDKQDLLSINTIRTLAMDAVQQAHSGHPGAPMSLAPVAYQLWQQELRYDPSQPIWPDRDRFILSNGHASMLLYALLHLAGVKRVTRDYKVEDALSVSLEDIQKFRQLDSSTPGHPEYRWTSGVETTTGPLGQGVANSVGMAIASRWQAGHFNKPGFELFSHDVYAICGDGDLMEGVASEAASIAGHLQLPNLCWLYDSNHISIDGSTDLAFTEDVGRRFEAYGWRVLRVADGNDLTALGEALHTFKTLRGKPTLIIVTTQIAFGAPKLQGSSKAHGEPLGDEEIKGTKRNYGWPEDAKFLVPDGVRERFQERMGARGKKLREEWDARFAEYQKQYPELADELVRMQRREAPKGWDSELPTFPADAKGLATRESSGKVLNAVAKHYPWLVGGSADLNPSTKTYITGSESMKPGELAGRNIHFGVREHAMGSIVNGLCLSKVRGYGATFLIFSEYERPAIRLSALMELPAVHIFTHDSIGLGEDGPTHQPVEQLASLRAIPGLIVLRPGDANEVVEAWRIIGQQRSHPVVLVLTRQAVPTLDRTKYGAASGVAKGGYVLADAAGGKPELVLIGTGSEVSLCLDAHEKLTAEGIKSRVVSLPSWELFEQQSQEYRDSVLPPDVHARVAVEKGAAFGWERWTGLRGNIVAMRSFGASAPIKALQQKFGFTVDNVVKVAKDTLAKNKA is encoded by the coding sequence ATGACCACCGACAAGCAGGACCTGCTGAGCATCAACACCATCCGCACCCTGGCCATGGATGCGGTCCAGCAAGCCCACTCGGGTCACCCGGGGGCGCCCATGTCCCTGGCCCCCGTGGCCTACCAGCTCTGGCAACAAGAGCTCCGGTATGACCCGTCCCAGCCCATCTGGCCGGACCGCGACCGCTTCATCCTCTCCAACGGCCACGCGTCCATGCTGCTGTACGCGCTGCTCCACCTGGCCGGCGTCAAGCGCGTCACCCGCGACTACAAGGTCGAGGACGCGCTCAGCGTCTCGCTGGAGGACATCCAGAAGTTCCGCCAGCTGGACTCGTCCACGCCCGGACACCCCGAGTACCGGTGGACCAGCGGCGTGGAGACGACGACGGGCCCCCTGGGCCAGGGCGTCGCCAACAGCGTGGGCATGGCCATCGCCAGCCGCTGGCAGGCGGGCCACTTCAACAAGCCGGGCTTCGAGCTGTTCTCCCATGACGTCTACGCCATCTGCGGCGACGGCGACCTCATGGAAGGTGTCGCGTCCGAGGCGGCGTCCATCGCCGGCCACCTCCAGCTGCCCAACCTCTGCTGGCTCTACGACTCCAACCACATCTCCATCGACGGCAGCACCGACCTGGCCTTCACCGAGGACGTGGGCCGCCGCTTCGAGGCCTACGGCTGGCGCGTGCTGCGCGTCGCCGACGGCAACGACCTGACCGCCCTGGGCGAGGCGCTGCACACCTTCAAGACCCTGCGCGGCAAGCCCACGCTCATCATCGTCACCACGCAGATTGCCTTCGGCGCGCCCAAGCTCCAGGGCTCCTCCAAGGCCCACGGCGAGCCGCTGGGCGACGAGGAGATCAAGGGCACCAAGCGCAACTACGGCTGGCCCGAGGACGCGAAGTTCCTGGTGCCCGACGGCGTGCGCGAGCGCTTCCAGGAGCGCATGGGCGCGCGCGGCAAGAAGCTGCGTGAGGAATGGGATGCGCGCTTCGCCGAGTACCAGAAGCAGTACCCCGAGCTGGCCGACGAGCTGGTGCGCATGCAGCGCCGCGAGGCCCCCAAGGGCTGGGACTCCGAGCTGCCCACCTTCCCCGCCGACGCCAAGGGCCTGGCCACCCGCGAGTCCAGCGGCAAGGTGCTCAACGCCGTGGCCAAGCACTACCCGTGGCTGGTGGGCGGCTCCGCCGACCTCAACCCCTCCACGAAGACGTACATCACCGGCTCCGAGTCCATGAAGCCCGGTGAGCTGGCCGGCCGCAACATCCACTTCGGCGTGCGCGAGCACGCGATGGGCTCCATCGTCAACGGCCTGTGCCTGAGCAAGGTGCGCGGCTACGGCGCCACGTTCCTCATCTTCAGCGAGTACGAGCGCCCCGCCATCCGCCTGTCCGCGCTGATGGAGCTGCCCGCGGTCCACATCTTCACGCACGACTCCATCGGCCTGGGCGAGGACGGCCCCACGCACCAGCCCGTGGAGCAGCTGGCGAGCCTGCGCGCGATTCCGGGCCTCATCGTCCTGCGCCCTGGCGACGCGAACGAGGTGGTGGAGGCGTGGCGCATCATCGGCCAGCAGCGCAGCCACCCCGTCGTCCTGGTCCTCACCCGCCAGGCCGTGCCCACGCTGGACCGCACGAAGTACGGCGCGGCCTCCGGCGTCGCCAAGGGCGGCTACGTGCTGGCGGACGCGGCGGGCGGCAAGCCGGAGCTGGTCCTCATCGGCACCGGCAGCGAGGTCTCGCTGTGCCTGGACGCCCACGAGAAGCTCACCGCCGAGGGCATCAAGTCCCGCGTCGTCAGCCTGCCCTCGTGGGAGCTGTTCGAGCAGCAGTCGCAGGAGTACCGCGACAGCGTGCTGCCGCCGGACGTGCACGCGCGCGTCGCGGTGGAGAAGGGCGCCGCCTTCGGGTGGGAGCGCTGGACGGGCCTGCGCGGCAACATCGTCGCCATGCGCAGCTTCGGCGCGTCCGCCCCCATCAAGGCGCTGCAGCAGAAGTTCGGCTTCACCGTGGACAACGTGGTGAAGGTGGCCAAGGACACGCTCGCCAAGAACAAGGCGTAG
- a CDS encoding sterol desaturase family protein, whose protein sequence is MTPGSIPKRVAEYRQKYRAEHLGPRYSGRAHFAFTSLASLGVIFLALARLETVRAGEWLTVPTILLLGNVVEYLGHRGPMHHRSKGLGLLFRRHTEQHHRFFTQEAMSYESSGDVKVVLFPPVLLLFFLGAVAAPVGVLTFLLSTRNVGWLFVASSVGYYLSYEWLHFSHHLPAEHPVARLRLLRWLRQHHQAHHDPSKMTRWNFNITFPLGDWWCRTRWRPERAEDARGAGREAG, encoded by the coding sequence GTGACACCAGGCTCCATCCCCAAGCGGGTGGCGGAGTATCGCCAGAAGTATCGCGCGGAGCATCTCGGCCCGCGCTACTCGGGCCGAGCGCACTTCGCCTTCACGAGCCTCGCCTCGCTGGGAGTCATCTTCCTGGCGCTTGCCCGACTGGAGACGGTGCGCGCCGGGGAGTGGCTGACCGTCCCCACCATCTTACTGCTGGGAAACGTGGTGGAGTACCTGGGCCACCGAGGCCCCATGCACCATCGAAGCAAGGGGCTGGGGCTGCTCTTCCGGAGACACACCGAGCAGCACCACCGCTTCTTCACGCAGGAGGCGATGTCCTATGAGTCCTCTGGGGACGTGAAGGTGGTGCTCTTCCCGCCGGTGCTGCTCCTCTTCTTCCTGGGAGCCGTGGCCGCGCCGGTGGGGGTGCTCACGTTCCTCCTCTCGACGCGAAACGTGGGCTGGCTCTTCGTGGCGTCGTCCGTGGGGTACTACCTCTCCTATGAGTGGCTGCACTTCAGCCACCACCTGCCCGCGGAGCACCCCGTGGCGCGCCTGCGCCTCTTGAGGTGGCTTCGCCAGCACCATCAGGCGCACCACGACCCTTCGAAGATGACCCGGTGGAACTTCAACATCACCTTCCCGCTGGGAGACTGGTGGTGTCGGACCCGATGGAGGCCGGAGCGCGCTGAGGACGCTCGAGGCGCTGGACGAGAGGCAGGCTGA
- a CDS encoding 3-oxoacyl-ACP synthase III family protein, translated as MTPNVCVVGAGAFVPSRRVSNARMARAIPGWPAERIEEKLGIRERRFLWDFDESTGRAIPPPEDDGHIYPATNTDMCEVALRKALTGSGVEAGELDALFVVTCTPDAPHFNHDAMVLHQRLGLREDAFALVVDDGCGGTTYVLDLAKKMMAGGRFRTVAVVASAFTSPLVNRDVYLDELPAGPGRAKALQGYLSMYVFGDGAGAVVLQSKETGEDGAGILASFSGNAHGDLVIRKGGGVLKLPYQEGRSRPADLAFVVDGFRVARSYPEYMRKCLETVLGARPDLRGAVKRYYFHQPNKRVMDAFVSREGLRPEAVACNVDLYGNTSAAGMLILLAEDLESARVSLGAGDVVLVAAVGANIHYGAQLIRL; from the coding sequence ATGACACCGAATGTCTGTGTCGTCGGCGCAGGAGCCTTTGTTCCCTCGCGACGGGTGAGCAATGCGCGGATGGCGCGAGCCATCCCAGGTTGGCCGGCGGAGCGCATCGAGGAGAAGCTGGGCATCCGCGAGCGGCGCTTCCTGTGGGACTTCGACGAGTCGACGGGCCGCGCGATTCCTCCTCCGGAGGATGACGGTCACATCTATCCCGCCACGAACACGGACATGTGTGAGGTGGCATTGCGCAAGGCGCTCACGGGCTCGGGCGTGGAGGCGGGGGAGCTGGATGCGCTCTTCGTGGTGACGTGTACGCCGGATGCGCCGCACTTCAACCATGACGCCATGGTGTTGCATCAACGGCTGGGGCTGCGCGAGGACGCGTTCGCGCTGGTGGTGGACGACGGCTGTGGTGGCACGACGTATGTGTTGGACCTGGCGAAGAAGATGATGGCCGGGGGCCGCTTCCGCACGGTGGCGGTGGTGGCGTCGGCCTTCACGTCGCCGTTGGTGAACCGGGACGTGTACCTGGACGAGCTGCCCGCGGGTCCGGGCCGGGCGAAGGCGCTCCAGGGCTATCTCTCCATGTACGTGTTTGGGGATGGGGCGGGGGCGGTGGTGTTGCAGTCGAAGGAGACAGGAGAGGACGGGGCGGGAATCCTCGCGTCGTTCTCGGGCAACGCGCATGGGGACCTGGTCATCCGCAAGGGTGGGGGGGTGCTGAAGCTGCCCTACCAGGAGGGTCGCTCACGCCCGGCGGACCTGGCCTTCGTGGTGGATGGGTTTCGGGTGGCGCGGAGCTATCCGGAGTACATGCGCAAGTGCCTGGAGACGGTGCTGGGCGCGCGGCCGGACCTGCGCGGGGCGGTGAAGCGGTACTACTTTCATCAACCCAACAAACGGGTGATGGATGCCTTTGTGTCGCGAGAGGGGCTCCGGCCGGAAGCGGTGGCTTGCAATGTTGACTTGTATGGAAACACCTCGGCGGCGGGAATGCTCATCCTGCTGGCGGAGGACTTGGAGTCGGCGCGGGTGAGCTTGGGTGCGGGGGACGTGGTGTTGGTGGCAGCCGTTGGGGCGAACATCCACTACGGGGCGCAGCTGATCCGCTTGTAG